One genomic window of Candidatus Pseudobacter hemicellulosilyticus includes the following:
- the bshA gene encoding N-acetyl-alpha-D-glucosaminyl L-malate synthase BshA, whose amino-acid sequence MRIGIVCYPTFGGSGVLATELGKALADKGHEIHFITYQQPVRLSEFNANIFYHEVRVPTYPLFDYPPYETALSSTMVDVIVNNNIDLLHVHYAIPHASAAYMAKMILAKQGKRLPVITTLHGTDITLVGRDKTFAPVVTFSINESDAITAVSNNLRDETYKHFKIDKQIEVIQNFVDVKRFNKKPIDAFRRVIAPHGEKILLHASNFRKLKRVEDVVRTFAEVIKEVPAKLLFVGDGPERPVAESLGRELKIYDDIRFVGRQEQIEEILAISDLFLLPSDYESFGLAALEAMAASVPVISSDAGGLPEINVEGKTGYLSHVGDVETMSRRAIELLSDETKLKSFRANAFEHAQHFDIDRVVPMYEALYNRFL is encoded by the coding sequence ATGCGGATTGGAATTGTATGTTATCCCACCTTTGGCGGTAGCGGCGTGTTAGCGACAGAACTGGGCAAAGCGCTGGCCGACAAAGGTCATGAGATCCACTTTATCACTTACCAGCAGCCGGTACGGCTGAGCGAGTTCAACGCCAATATATTTTATCACGAAGTCCGGGTACCCACTTACCCTTTGTTTGACTATCCTCCCTATGAAACGGCCCTGTCCAGCACCATGGTGGATGTGATTGTCAACAACAACATTGACCTGCTCCACGTGCATTACGCCATCCCCCACGCTTCCGCCGCCTATATGGCCAAGATGATCCTGGCCAAACAGGGCAAGCGCCTGCCGGTGATCACTACCCTGCATGGCACGGATATTACCTTGGTGGGGCGCGACAAGACCTTTGCGCCCGTGGTCACTTTTTCCATCAATGAAAGCGACGCCATCACCGCCGTGTCCAATAACCTGCGGGATGAAACCTATAAGCATTTTAAGATCGACAAGCAGATTGAAGTGATCCAGAATTTTGTGGATGTAAAACGCTTCAACAAAAAACCTATTGATGCCTTCCGCCGTGTAATAGCACCGCATGGTGAAAAGATCCTGCTGCATGCTTCCAATTTCCGCAAGCTGAAACGCGTGGAAGATGTGGTACGCACTTTTGCAGAAGTGATCAAAGAGGTACCCGCCAAACTGCTGTTTGTGGGTGATGGTCCGGAAAGGCCTGTAGCCGAAAGCCTGGGCCGGGAGCTGAAGATCTATGATGATATCCGTTTTGTAGGCCGCCAGGAACAGATTGAAGAGATCCTGGCCATCTCTGATCTTTTCCTGCTGCCCTCGGATTACGAGAGCTTTGGCCTGGCCGCCCTGGAAGCGATGGCCGCCAGCGTACCGGTCATCAGTTCTGACGCCGGTGGCCTGCCCGAGATCAATGTGGAAGGCAAAACAGGTTACCTCAGCCATGTAGGCGATGTGGAGACCATGAGCCGCCGCGCTATTGAACTGCTGTCAGATGAAACAAAACTGAAAAGCTTCCGGGCTAACGCTTTTGAACATGCGCAGCATTTCGATATAGACAGGGTAGTGCCTATGTACGAAGCGTTGTATAATCGCTTTCTATAG
- a CDS encoding peptidoglycan DD-metalloendopeptidase family protein gives MLKFLATLVLAVMCAGTVLAQGSDELKKKQAEIQDEIDELRRSLNDTKKNTKAGLGQLNMIKKKLRLREQAITNISDQIDVINGSIGQSRNEITRLRTELDTLKVQYEKSVVYAYKNRSNYDFLNFIFSASNFNDALRRIEYLKSYRRYREQQAVSIRNTQDLLQGKISTLENSRKEKDDVLAKQEKEKKVLDGERREKDDFVKNLKSRERELSKELTVKAKADLKLKSAIRAAIDREIKAARAKAEAEEKAKAKALADAREKARKADAAANKPATSTSPSNPVAAAPAKPVEKPAAAPVRKESVLEATPEGVAISGGFEKNRGKLPWPVEKCNIKIHFGTYGIDGTNLRGNNPGLTLETEVGAVVKAVYEGKVTQIFDLDGNWVVLVQHGKYFTTYSNLSAVSVSKNQEVVAGQMLGRAAANDDGNGEIDFLLLQENRNLDPETWIRRR, from the coding sequence ATGCTGAAATTTCTGGCCACCCTTGTTCTTGCTGTTATGTGCGCCGGCACTGTGCTGGCCCAGGGAAGTGATGAACTGAAAAAGAAACAGGCTGAGATCCAGGACGAGATCGATGAGCTGCGCAGGTCGCTCAATGATACCAAGAAAAATACCAAGGCCGGCCTGGGGCAGCTCAACATGATCAAGAAGAAGCTGCGGCTCCGGGAACAGGCTATCACTAATATCAGTGACCAGATTGACGTGATCAATGGCTCCATTGGTCAATCCCGCAATGAGATCACCCGGCTCCGCACCGAGCTGGACACGCTTAAAGTGCAGTATGAAAAAAGTGTGGTGTATGCCTACAAGAACCGCAGCAATTACGATTTCCTGAACTTTATATTCTCTGCTTCCAATTTCAACGATGCCCTGCGCCGGATAGAATACCTGAAATCCTATCGCCGCTACCGAGAGCAGCAGGCGGTGAGTATCCGGAATACCCAGGACCTGCTGCAGGGAAAGATCAGCACATTGGAGAACTCCCGCAAGGAGAAGGATGATGTATTGGCCAAACAGGAGAAAGAGAAAAAAGTATTGGATGGGGAACGCAGGGAAAAGGATGATTTTGTCAAGAACCTGAAGAGCCGTGAGCGGGAGCTGTCCAAGGAGCTGACGGTCAAGGCCAAGGCCGACCTGAAGCTGAAATCCGCCATCCGCGCTGCAATTGACCGGGAGATCAAAGCCGCCCGCGCCAAAGCGGAGGCGGAAGAAAAGGCGAAAGCCAAGGCGCTGGCCGATGCCCGTGAGAAAGCCCGCAAGGCTGACGCTGCGGCCAATAAACCAGCTACCAGCACCAGTCCTTCCAACCCTGTAGCCGCCGCCCCCGCCAAACCGGTGGAGAAGCCGGCCGCCGCTCCGGTGCGTAAGGAAAGCGTACTGGAAGCTACACCGGAAGGCGTTGCCATTTCCGGTGGTTTTGAAAAGAACAGGGGCAAATTACCCTGGCCGGTGGAGAAATGCAATATCAAGATCCATTTTGGCACCTACGGCATTGACGGCACTAACCTGCGCGGCAATAACCCCGGTCTGACACTGGAAACAGAGGTTGGCGCGGTGGTGAAGGCTGTGTATGAAGGAAAGGTGACCCAGATCTTTGACCTGGACGGTAACTGGGTGGTGCTGGTGCAGCATGGTAAATATTTTACTACCTATAGTAACCTCTCTGCGGTCAGTGTTTCCAAGAACCAGGAAGTGGTGGCCGGTCAGATGCTGGGTCGTGCGGCAGCGAATGACGATGGCAATGGAGAGATCGATTTCCTGCTGCTGCAGGAGAACCGCAACCTGGACCCTGAAACCTGGATCCGGAGAAGATAA
- a CDS encoding DUF4292 domain-containing protein has translation MKYCFWLIMAGAFLLAMGSCRSAKKIQTAVSKKDTSHVAPVIDARADSIRFISEVYQGIQKNRIDFRTFSAKVKVEFAGNDGKRTDVNANIRITRDSVIWVSINALLGIEAFRVMITPDSVKLLNKLDKIIQLRSVNYLQEVAKIPLTFYDLQELLIGNPVFLDSNIISYRKDDQTVSLVSVGKLFRNLLTVKSSDYALQQSKLDDIDVLRSRTGNISYGGYELKGGQRFSTSRRITLTEKTKLDIEMQFKQVDFNLDLSFPFAIPRNYKSQ, from the coding sequence ATGAAATATTGTTTTTGGTTAATCATGGCAGGTGCTTTCCTGCTGGCCATGGGTAGCTGCCGTTCCGCCAAGAAGATACAGACGGCGGTGAGCAAGAAAGATACTTCCCATGTGGCGCCTGTAATTGATGCCCGGGCCGATTCCATTCGCTTCATCAGCGAGGTGTACCAGGGCATTCAAAAGAACAGGATCGATTTCCGCACCTTCTCTGCCAAGGTCAAAGTAGAATTTGCCGGCAATGACGGCAAGCGGACTGATGTTAACGCCAATATCCGTATCACCAGAGACAGCGTGATCTGGGTATCCATCAATGCCCTGCTGGGTATTGAGGCCTTCCGGGTAATGATCACGCCGGACAGCGTGAAGCTGCTCAATAAGCTGGATAAGATCATACAGCTGCGCTCCGTGAACTATCTGCAGGAAGTAGCCAAAATACCACTTACTTTCTACGATCTGCAGGAACTGCTGATCGGCAACCCGGTATTCCTGGACAGCAATATTATATCCTACCGTAAGGACGACCAGACCGTTTCCCTGGTCAGCGTGGGCAAACTGTTCCGGAACCTGCTGACGGTGAAGAGCAGTGATTATGCGCTGCAGCAGAGCAAGCTGGATGATATTGACGTGCTGCGTTCCCGTACGGGCAATATCTCCTACGGGGGCTATGAGTTGAAAGGCGGGCAGCGCTTCTCTACCTCGCGCCGGATCACGCTGACGGAGAAGACCAAGCTGGATATTGAGATGCAGTTCAAGCAGGTGGACTTTAACTTGGATTTAAGCTTTCCATTTGCCATTCCACGAAATTATAAGAGCCAATAA
- the dut gene encoding dUTP diphosphatase gives MPAINVKIINQSANALPEYATSGSAGMDLRANLGSPVVLQPLERTLVPTGLFIELPEGHEAQIRPRSGLAIKQGITCLNTPGTIDADYRGEIKVILINLSQEPQTIQHGDRIAQMVVAQVERVEWVSVAAINATERAAGGFGHTGKS, from the coding sequence ATGCCAGCAATCAACGTTAAGATCATCAATCAATCGGCCAACGCCTTACCGGAATATGCAACTTCCGGATCAGCAGGCATGGACCTGCGGGCCAATCTCGGCTCGCCCGTAGTATTACAACCCCTGGAGCGCACACTGGTCCCTACCGGGCTGTTCATTGAACTGCCGGAAGGACATGAGGCACAGATAAGACCGCGCAGCGGACTGGCCATCAAACAGGGCATCACCTGTCTCAATACCCCCGGCACCATTGATGCCGATTACCGGGGTGAGATCAAAGTGATCCTCATCAACCTCTCACAGGAGCCGCAGACCATTCAGCATGGCGATCGCATTGCACAGATGGTAGTGGCCCAGGTAGAGCGGGTAGAATGGGTGTCCGTAGCAGCCATTAACGCTACAGAGCGCGCTGCAGGCGGGTTTGGGCATACGGGAAAATCGTAA
- the ispF gene encoding 2-C-methyl-D-erythritol 2,4-cyclodiphosphate synthase, translated as MYRIGFGIDFHQLVEGRELWIGGVLIPHTKGALGHSDADVLLHAVCDALLGALALGDIGMHFPNTDPAYKDIDSKILLAKCYSLIREKQYRVVNVDSSICLEEPKIKKYSPAMRNTIAALLEISADDVSVKATTTEQMGFVGREEGLVAYANVLLQRDPA; from the coding sequence ATGTACAGGATAGGCTTCGGTATTGATTTCCACCAGCTGGTGGAAGGCAGGGAACTCTGGATCGGTGGGGTATTAATTCCGCATACAAAGGGCGCTCTGGGCCATAGTGATGCGGATGTATTATTGCATGCTGTCTGTGATGCCCTGCTGGGGGCGCTGGCCCTGGGAGATATCGGCATGCATTTTCCGAACACGGACCCGGCCTACAAGGATATTGACAGCAAGATCCTGCTGGCAAAATGTTACAGCCTGATCCGTGAAAAGCAATACCGCGTGGTGAATGTGGACAGCTCCATTTGCCTGGAAGAACCCAAGATCAAAAAGTATTCACCAGCTATGCGGAATACCATTGCGGCCCTGCTGGAGATCAGCGCCGATGATGTATCTGTAAAAGCCACCACTACTGAGCAGATGGGATTCGTGGGCAGGGAAGAAGGACTGGTGGCTTATGCCAACGTGCTTTTGCAGCGCGATCCTGCATAG
- the porV gene encoding type IX secretion system outer membrane channel protein PorV, which yields MKRKSLKLAALLFLVTGVTTMKTQAQDQYEKPNVVSTAVPFLRISPDARAGGMGELGVATSPDANSSFWNLAKTPFAKNNIGVGLTYTPWLKDLGLNDVYLLAASGYYKLDENQALSASVRYFSLGNIQFTNLGGTDLGEGRPREVGVDVGYSRKLSDKIGLGIALRYINSNLAAGQQVDGTTYKAGSAVAGDLSFFYTGANENGQGWNFGATLTNLGTKIAYTNDATQKDYIPANFSIGATYTSVFDEANKITFGIDLHKLLVPTPPVGADANDPDAAAKDSAALANYRDKSVMNSWFSSFGDGDDLKEVQASIGAEYNYNDQFFVRAGYFYEDKNKGNRKYFTLGLGLKYNMFGLNFSYLIPSGSGVNRNPLSNTLRFGLLFDFED from the coding sequence ATGAAACGAAAGTCGCTAAAACTGGCTGCTTTACTATTTCTGGTTACCGGAGTAACTACCATGAAAACACAGGCGCAGGATCAGTACGAAAAACCCAATGTGGTGTCTACTGCCGTGCCCTTTTTGAGGATCTCCCCTGACGCCAGGGCAGGTGGTATGGGCGAACTGGGTGTGGCTACATCGCCAGATGCCAACTCAAGCTTCTGGAACCTTGCCAAAACACCTTTTGCAAAGAACAATATCGGCGTAGGGCTTACCTACACGCCCTGGTTGAAAGACCTTGGGCTGAACGATGTGTACCTCCTGGCGGCCTCCGGTTATTACAAGCTGGACGAGAACCAGGCGCTCTCTGCCTCCGTCCGTTATTTCAGCCTGGGTAATATCCAGTTCACCAACCTGGGTGGTACTGACCTGGGTGAAGGCCGTCCCCGTGAAGTAGGGGTGGATGTTGGCTATTCCCGTAAACTCTCTGACAAGATCGGTCTGGGTATCGCCCTCCGCTATATCAACTCCAACCTGGCTGCAGGACAGCAGGTGGATGGTACTACCTATAAAGCAGGCAGCGCTGTTGCCGGCGACCTGTCCTTCTTCTATACCGGCGCCAATGAAAATGGCCAGGGCTGGAACTTTGGTGCTACCCTGACCAACCTGGGCACCAAGATCGCCTATACCAATGACGCCACACAGAAAGATTATATCCCCGCCAACTTCAGCATTGGTGCTACCTATACCAGTGTATTTGATGAGGCCAATAAGATCACTTTCGGTATTGACCTGCACAAGCTGCTGGTGCCCACACCGCCTGTAGGCGCTGACGCCAACGATCCTGATGCAGCCGCCAAGGACTCTGCCGCCCTGGCCAATTACCGCGACAAAAGCGTGATGAACAGCTGGTTCAGCTCTTTTGGCGATGGGGACGACCTTAAAGAAGTGCAGGCCTCCATCGGCGCCGAGTACAATTACAACGATCAGTTCTTTGTACGCGCCGGTTATTTCTATGAAGACAAGAACAAAGGCAACCGTAAATACTTTACGCTGGGCCTGGGCCTCAAATACAATATGTTTGGCCTGAACTTCTCTTACCTCATTCCTTCCGGAAGCGGTGTCAACAGGAATCCCCTGTCCAATACCCTGCGCTTCGGACTGCTGTTTGATTTCGAAGACTAA
- the porU gene encoding type IX secretion system sortase PorU has protein sequence MSRSCIVVLLSLLLLVWNGHPVFAQRTYASRSVLATGNWYRIAVDSPGIYRMDLAFLASLGVNTASLSSASIRLYGHGGAMLPEQPSGAIPPDLPENALWIDDGGDGVLNGADQVLFYAPGPHQWLKDSANRRFRYQQNRYSNRAYYYLSIGGSGKRITSSPSGGSAGNTITRFQERYAHELDTFNFLSSGREWYGEEFSDAPGRTLQRRWDLVFPHLSNSPATLITHCLARSFGTGGSFSWQVNGQSVQQFSILPTGSGPYDAFAQTRETEALFTPDRPALSIQASYTPGSPGSQGWLNWFELHAQRELSMEGTNQLLFRDWNSVAPGASARYQLAGAGGSTQVWEITDPLQPVRLTGTLNGTVYQFVNDCSRLREYIAFNNTGYRAPVNAGAIPNQDLHRAQLTDLLIITHPTLLAAAQRLAAHHQQQDQLRTLVVTTGQVYNEFSSGIPDPTAIRDYTKMFYDRANGDSASRPRFLLLFGDASFDYKDRIRNNTNLVPAWESPASLEPLATYTSDDFFGLLDDGDDINGNGAYLLDIGIGRLPAANEREAGQVVDKIIGYQQPAGLGPWRNELTFVADDEDQNLHLQDAEELTQAVETTAPLFNIEKTYLDAFAQESSPSGSRYPAANLAINNRLYSGTLIWNYTGHGGYRRLAEEVVLDQDIINSLSNADKLPLFLTATCDFAPFDNPLVASIGENLLLREKTGAIALMTTTRLVFAYSNKLMNKNYLEAALKRGPDGQYLPLGEAVRQAKNITYASSGDVVNNRKFTLLGDPALTLAFPRQQVRTTAINEVATGQAPDTLRALSEYSISGVVTDQDGNTLTGFNGTVYPVLFDKKQPVTTLGNDPGSLPVSFPAWQHVLFRGKARVSNGQFSFRFVVPKDINYQYGPGRLSYYAENGRIDGNGAGTRIIVGGTGGNLSDTEGPHIEPFLNDEKFVSGGISNRRPVLLVKLADSSGINIMGTGIGHDLVAVLDNDQQNPYVLNQFYETELDNFRKGRVRFQLPAMADGLHTLTIRAWDAVNNSNEASIQFRVVNEEGLTLSHVLNYPNPFSTRTQFWFEHNRPGEELTLNLQIYTVSGKLVKTIRRTIFSVGNRSSEVEWDGRDEYGSKIGRGVYIYRLQVRTADGKTAHKLEKLYIL, from the coding sequence ATGAGCCGTAGCTGTATTGTTGTCCTCCTGAGCTTACTGCTGCTGGTGTGGAATGGACACCCCGTTTTTGCCCAGCGAACCTATGCGTCCCGGTCGGTCCTGGCCACGGGCAACTGGTACCGCATTGCAGTGGACAGCCCCGGTATCTACCGGATGGACCTGGCCTTCCTGGCCAGCCTGGGCGTCAATACTGCTTCCCTTTCTTCGGCTTCCATACGCCTCTATGGTCATGGCGGCGCCATGCTGCCCGAACAGCCTTCCGGTGCTATTCCACCCGACCTGCCCGAGAACGCCCTCTGGATCGATGATGGCGGGGACGGCGTGCTCAATGGTGCGGACCAGGTACTTTTTTATGCCCCCGGCCCTCACCAGTGGCTCAAAGATTCTGCCAACCGCCGCTTCCGTTACCAGCAGAACCGCTACAGCAACCGGGCTTACTACTACCTCAGTATCGGCGGCAGCGGCAAACGCATTACCAGCAGCCCTTCCGGCGGCAGTGCCGGCAATACCATCACCCGGTTCCAGGAGCGTTACGCCCATGAGCTGGATACTTTCAATTTCCTCAGCAGCGGCCGGGAATGGTATGGCGAAGAATTCTCCGATGCGCCGGGCAGAACGTTGCAACGGCGCTGGGACCTGGTTTTCCCCCATCTCAGCAATAGCCCCGCCACCCTGATCACCCATTGCCTTGCCCGCTCTTTTGGAACGGGCGGCAGTTTCAGCTGGCAGGTGAACGGTCAGTCCGTCCAGCAGTTCAGCATCCTCCCCACCGGCTCCGGCCCCTATGATGCTTTTGCCCAGACCCGGGAGACCGAAGCTCTTTTTACGCCGGACAGGCCTGCTCTCAGTATCCAGGCCAGCTATACGCCGGGAAGCCCGGGATCCCAGGGCTGGCTGAACTGGTTTGAACTGCATGCACAGCGGGAATTGAGTATGGAGGGGACGAACCAATTGCTGTTCCGTGACTGGAATTCGGTTGCGCCGGGAGCCAGCGCCCGCTACCAGCTGGCAGGGGCAGGCGGCAGCACCCAGGTATGGGAGATCACAGATCCTTTGCAGCCTGTCCGCCTCACCGGAACACTCAATGGTACAGTCTATCAATTTGTGAACGACTGCAGCCGGTTACGTGAGTATATCGCTTTCAACAATACCGGTTACCGGGCGCCTGTCAATGCCGGCGCCATACCCAACCAGGACCTGCACCGCGCCCAGCTGACCGACCTGCTGATCATCACGCATCCAACGCTGCTGGCGGCTGCACAGCGACTTGCCGCCCATCACCAGCAGCAGGACCAGCTGCGCACCCTGGTAGTGACCACCGGGCAGGTATACAACGAATTCTCCTCCGGAATACCTGACCCTACAGCTATCCGTGACTATACGAAAATGTTCTACGACAGGGCCAATGGGGACTCGGCCAGCCGGCCCCGCTTCCTCCTGTTATTTGGAGACGCCTCCTTTGATTACAAGGACCGGATCCGCAACAATACCAACCTGGTGCCGGCCTGGGAAAGCCCCGCTTCCCTGGAGCCCCTGGCCACCTATACCAGTGATGATTTCTTCGGCCTGCTGGATGATGGGGATGATATCAACGGCAATGGCGCTTACCTGCTGGACATCGGCATCGGCCGGCTGCCGGCCGCCAACGAACGCGAGGCCGGCCAGGTGGTGGACAAGATCATCGGTTACCAGCAGCCCGCCGGACTGGGCCCCTGGCGCAACGAGCTGACCTTTGTGGCCGATGATGAGGACCAGAACCTGCACCTGCAGGACGCAGAAGAACTGACCCAGGCGGTGGAAACCACCGCGCCCTTGTTCAATATTGAGAAGACCTACCTTGATGCTTTTGCCCAGGAAAGCAGTCCCTCGGGCAGCCGTTACCCCGCGGCCAACCTGGCCATCAATAACCGCCTGTACAGCGGCACCCTGATCTGGAACTATACCGGTCATGGCGGCTACCGCCGGCTGGCGGAAGAAGTGGTGCTGGACCAGGACATCATCAATAGCCTCAGCAATGCGGATAAGCTGCCGCTATTCCTGACTGCCACCTGTGATTTTGCCCCCTTCGATAATCCACTGGTGGCCAGTATCGGGGAGAACCTGTTACTGCGGGAGAAGACCGGCGCCATTGCCCTGATGACCACCACGCGGCTGGTATTTGCCTACAGCAACAAGCTGATGAACAAAAACTACCTGGAAGCAGCGCTGAAACGCGGGCCGGACGGACAGTACCTGCCCCTGGGGGAAGCCGTGCGCCAGGCCAAGAATATTACTTATGCCAGCTCTGGTGACGTGGTCAATAACCGGAAGTTCACCCTGCTGGGGGATCCCGCCCTTACCCTGGCCTTCCCCCGCCAGCAGGTCCGCACAACGGCCATTAACGAAGTGGCTACCGGCCAGGCGCCCGATACCCTCAGGGCATTGTCAGAATACAGCATCAGCGGGGTGGTCACGGACCAGGACGGTAATACCCTGACGGGTTTTAACGGCACTGTGTACCCGGTACTGTTTGACAAAAAGCAGCCGGTCACTACCCTGGGCAATGATCCCGGCAGTCTGCCCGTGAGCTTCCCGGCCTGGCAGCATGTGCTGTTCAGGGGCAAGGCCCGGGTCAGCAATGGCCAGTTCTCTTTCCGGTTTGTAGTACCCAAGGATATCAACTACCAGTATGGCCCGGGCCGGCTGAGCTATTATGCGGAAAATGGCCGCATAGATGGCAATGGTGCAGGCACCCGTATCATAGTGGGCGGAACAGGCGGCAACCTGTCGGATACGGAAGGGCCGCATATTGAGCCCTTCCTGAACGATGAAAAATTTGTGAGTGGCGGTATCAGCAACCGCCGGCCTGTACTGCTGGTGAAACTGGCGGACTCTTCGGGTATCAATATCATGGGGACCGGTATCGGGCACGACCTGGTAGCCGTCCTGGACAACGACCAGCAGAACCCCTATGTCCTGAACCAGTTCTATGAAACGGAGCTGGACAATTTCCGGAAAGGGCGGGTGCGGTTCCAGCTGCCCGCAATGGCAGATGGTTTGCATACACTGACCATCCGCGCCTGGGATGCCGTGAACAACAGCAATGAAGCCAGTATCCAGTTCAGGGTAGTGAATGAGGAAGGGCTTACCCTGAGCCATGTGCTGAACTACCCAAATCCGTTCAGTACACGGACCCAGTTCTGGTTTGAACATAACCGACCGGGGGAAGAATTGACCCTTAACTTGCAGATATACACGGTGTCAGGTAAACTGGTAAAAACCATCCGGCGTACAATATTTTCAGTTGGCAATCGTTCGAGTGAGGTGGAATGGGACGGGCGCGATGAGTACGGCAGCAAGATAGGGCGGGGAGTGTATATCTACCGGTTACAGGTAAGGACGGCGGATGGAAAAACAGCCCATAAATTAGAAAAATTATATATATTGTAA
- a CDS encoding SUMF1/EgtB/PvdO family nonheme iron enzyme, translating into MKLKNLFILATCAVTVSSCKLFSKKPEQSDVTGWNYNDKNMGGYQVAREKEQRTGPGLVFVQGGTFMMGAAEEDVMSDWNNIPTRKTVNSFYIDRTEVANIHYREYLYWLNNVFDGDEYKAVRTGALPDTLVWRSELAYNEPMVEYYFRHPAYNYYPVVGVSWKQAHDFCLWRTDRVNEKALLDKGFINKNTMKNIGGQGSEAFNTKAYLLGLTTPPPGPGVRSKNNPLKNPNGTPRTQVTFEDGILLPGYRLPTEAEWEYAALGLVGQNPSPSRKEGKRGEELITNKQVYSWSQNVNGLRDSRRGTWQGTFLANFKRGNGDNMGVAGGLNDRAVYTAPVSSFYPNSFGLYNMSGNVNEWVADVYRPLSNVDDDDVSPFRGNFFQNDYVNAEGDREKDSLGRVKRVYATDEESKARRNYQKANVINYLDGDSLITGVAYGYGKTTLISDQSRVIKGGSWNDRPYWLSPGTRRFLEEDQGSSTVGFRCAMDRVGSPEGNGRKTGIDYPQRRQNSRKR; encoded by the coding sequence ATGAAGTTGAAAAACCTATTCATCCTGGCGACCTGCGCTGTAACGGTTTCGTCCTGCAAACTGTTCAGCAAGAAGCCGGAGCAATCTGATGTGACCGGCTGGAACTACAACGACAAGAATATGGGCGGTTACCAGGTGGCCCGTGAGAAAGAACAACGTACAGGCCCCGGCCTGGTGTTTGTGCAGGGTGGTACCTTCATGATGGGGGCTGCTGAGGAAGATGTAATGAGCGACTGGAACAATATCCCCACCCGGAAAACGGTCAACTCTTTCTATATCGACCGGACTGAAGTGGCCAATATCCACTACCGCGAATACCTTTACTGGCTCAATAACGTGTTTGATGGCGATGAATACAAAGCCGTCCGCACCGGCGCCCTGCCCGATACCCTGGTATGGCGCAGCGAGCTGGCCTATAACGAGCCGATGGTAGAATACTATTTCCGCCACCCCGCTTACAACTACTACCCTGTAGTAGGCGTATCCTGGAAACAGGCGCATGACTTCTGCCTCTGGCGCACTGACCGCGTGAATGAAAAAGCCCTGCTCGACAAAGGCTTTATCAATAAGAACACCATGAAGAATATCGGCGGACAGGGCAGTGAAGCTTTCAATACGAAGGCTTACCTGCTGGGACTTACTACCCCGCCTCCCGGCCCCGGTGTCCGGTCTAAGAACAATCCTTTAAAGAATCCTAACGGTACTCCCCGTACACAGGTAACCTTCGAAGATGGTATCCTGCTGCCGGGCTACCGCCTCCCTACAGAAGCCGAATGGGAATATGCCGCCCTCGGCCTGGTAGGTCAGAACCCCAGCCCCAGCCGCAAGGAAGGAAAACGCGGGGAAGAGCTGATCACCAACAAACAGGTATACTCCTGGAGCCAGAACGTGAACGGCCTGCGTGATTCCCGCAGGGGCACCTGGCAGGGTACTTTCCTGGCCAACTTCAAAAGGGGCAATGGTGATAACATGGGTGTGGCCGGTGGTCTGAATGACCGCGCCGTTTACACCGCACCGGTAAGCTCCTTCTATCCCAACTCTTTTGGTCTGTACAATATGTCCGGCAACGTGAACGAATGGGTGGCTGACGTTTACCGTCCCCTCTCCAATGTTGACGATGACGACGTATCTCCTTTCCGTGGTAACTTTTTCCAGAACGATTATGTCAATGCTGAAGGCGACCGTGAAAAAGACAGCCTCGGCCGCGTAAAAAGAGTATACGCTACCGATGAGGAAAGCAAGGCCCGCCGCAACTACCAGAAAGCAAACGTGATCAACTACCTGGATGGTGACTCCCTGATCACAGGTGTAGCCTATGGTTATGGTAAAACCACCCTGATCAGCGATCAGTCCAGGGTGATCAAAGGTGGTAGCTGGAACGATCGTCCCTACTGGCTCTCCCCCGGCACCCGCCGCTTCCTGGAAGAAGACCAGGGCAGCAGCACCGTTGGTTTCCGCTGCGCTATGGACCGCGTAGGCAGCCCCGAAGGCAACGGCCGCAAAACGGGTATCGACTATCCCCAGAGAAGGCAGAACAGCAGAAAACGCTAA